aaaaagatgaaatatcTCACAGATATTCGGTAGGCCTCACTTAGCGAACGCAGAAAAACGATCATTCCGACACGGTCTGAAAAGAACTTGTACAAAACTAaattacaaataattaaaaacctaattaaataatcataattaattaaatcaaataaatacataaaggaGAAAACAAAAAGAGTACATTatcttaataatattattacctAATAGCTAGAGAATAAATAACATTGTCGTACGTAGGTGTACCCCTGGAAAGTACGTACTAaagattgtatatataattaattagtctGAATAATTAATATGTCAAGGTTAATTAATTTAGTTATATCACATGTGATATAGAGAGTAGATTAATTAATGGTGAAATTATTTTAAACcaaattaattaagtaatataCGTAcaaacaagaagaagaagaagaagaagatagaagagtatatataattaattaacaagaaagtaattaatttgagacaaattaaacatacaattatatatatatatacactgtaTATATGGATTAATATGATTATTACAAgtgtaattaattatgagatttaatatatattgcaacttataaaaatattattaagttTTGCCAAATTAaagtacataaataaatttgctGGATATATATATCTTGTCTGCAGAATGACAAGGTATATAGCTCTTCCAATTTATAAGACACACCCTTTCAAACGTACaaggaaaattaaaaaagaaaacaaataacgTACAACAGAATATGTATAGAGTTAACATTCCTATTAATGTATGAACTTATAAGTTGGAGCTTCAAATTCTTTAATCATTCGGTATTCTAATAAGAATCACTAAATAACCAAGACACAATTAGATCCCAAGACTCAAGATCCATATCCGCGGCTATTTTCTGTGGTAGCTGACGCTGATCAGGCTGAGAGTGAGACTGATGATCATTCACATTTTGATCACTACTAGTGTATTGATTAGGCTCAGAGTGAGACTGATGATCATTCACATTTTGATCACTACTAGTGTACTGATTAGGCTGAGACTGAGACTGATGATCATTCACATTCTGATCACTAGGGTATTGATCAGGGTTAGTCGACTGAGAATGATCATTCACATTTTGATCACTACTAGTGTACTGATTAGGCTGAGACTGAGACTGATGATCATTCACATTCTGATCACTAGGGTATTGATCAGGGTTAGTCGACTGAGAATGATCATCATTCTCATTCAGATTAGTAGTGAAAGGTGTACGCCTATTGGTTTTGTAAAGCTTGCATATTACCCAGCTGGAATAAGTATCAGGAACCTGCAAAGAATAATAAATGTACATAAAAATTATGTATGTATGATAATTTAgtagagaaaaaagaaaagaaattaaatatatatcgtACTTTTGCGGGATGTTTTCTAAACATTAATTCAGCCTCTCCATAATATTCTGTCAATTTCCAATCAGTACGGTCACCTCCCTTTTTTCTATATTCCAAAGTCCTCTTAATGCCTATAACGCCGTCTCTTCCACGGATTTTCACCGGACTCGCATTAGCCTTCCAACTACCATTTTCAGATTTTCTGACCGACCACTGCCTTTGATTCTTCTTACGCGTAGttttcttataaaaataaaaccacTCTTTTTTTGCACCAGCtgcaaaattaattagtaaaataattaaatacaataatattaataaataaggtAATTAATAATATTGATGAATGCAATTGCTATTACCTTTGAGATCCTCTTCTGCAGTTTGAATGATGTGTTTGTCATTAATATCTAATGCGTCGACAACTTTGATATGAGGGATTTCAAATTcttcgtttttattttttaagtccGCATACCCAACGCATTCTTCATGTGTTGGATGAAATCCCTCTCCTGGAAAAGCTTTGTTTTGAACCATAATTAATAGTTAGGAAGTATATATCAAAGCAGCTGAGAACTATAACCATTATATACTACACCGGAGCTCACTAGcccttaatatttaattatataatttcctTCTCTAACCCTAATAGATATAGTCCTAATTTTATTATTGCAATAATACCCCTTCTTAAACCTTAatttgtaaaaatgtaaaaataatattcactacttaaatgttacaaaaattataatgaTAACTTAAGTATACGTATAATATAACTGCTCTTCACccagttatttttatttctctagtattataataaaaaaataactattaatttattaatatatatatatttataaaataaatagtaacttaaaaaataattcttactacaatatttcatttatacatatcattttattacattatatatcatatcatttttttttcaatatatagtactaaataatatataaatttatattatataaatactcATACTACAAAATATCACTATAATTTGCCACCAAAGTTCTCAAAAAGTTCAGTCTGATACAGATAAGTCGTCCCCAACCTCAAAAAATAGCAGTAATAGTCCTCAAGGTCATGCTTTTTATTTGTCCGTTAGTCCtaattttaactgagccgtttaCCTTTTTTAAAATTGCCACGTGTCGAAATATTATTGgtcctaattattattttaattttaaataataaaaataaataaattatttcaaaataatttcttttttcttttttctttctttctttccttctcTGTCTTCTTCATCAACACCACCAACCCCCAaccctttttcttcttcttcttaattcCTCCTCCTTTCTCCTTTCGCTTTTGTTCTTTTTCGTCGATGGCAGCCACCAACACCAGCTTTCCAGCGGCAAGCTCCAACCGCAGCCGACGAGACATTAGAATCCCAAAACCCCAACCCACGAGACCTTAGATTCCTAAAACCCCAAACGACGAGACCCTAGAACCTCTCCCTCTCCCTATCTCTCAGTCACCAAAATACCCAGAATCCAAAATCTCtgaatgtaaagaccgcttagttttaacttggaaattagcagataattagggtttaactATGAAATTGGAATATTATTCacgattttcaataaactcgttgattagcaatgagctaCACAGTTAAGTTAgaaatcacgttaacacgcctaAACTAGTAAGGTGTtgctgttggattttgtgccctaaataaaacctattacaatctgattagttatcaaaatagaattttgaagtgatttatgtttacatgtatgttacatgtttatggtttaatatatatatttaatatatgcacaaaatcagttaaatccagaacatatgttcattcacaattacagtattgtcaatacagtggaatgtgattgtgattatatgattcaaaagacttagtccctgttcatcagtgttttggatttacactgatgtgataatcagcgataaagtatacttacacttggagtaagtgttatgttctttccagaacattggtaaagtatactagtttcgaatgtatggagtatacattggactggaccgatattgtacttagataagatattataaacttaccgttgtatctttccaagtcaatatcagaagttgatcttagattaagagaatctaaatcctgatatgcttaggctcaatctcaggagtgttattcatgttctttgatttattagttaagcttactttttggtcagggtgatacgtatattttgggaacatgatagcataactcagtgggagtgctgaacataaatatggaatctatagcttctactggtgtatagaaatcaaatgatgattcccttcgagcttagttaaatagaagtaaatggatgagctcttgtttcagtgactatatattagatcactaaaacatcatttacaggtaactaagtgttttaaggggaaaaatacattgaggggtgtaaacgatAAATTtttcccatctcgatgtaaatcatctatatagaggatcttttaatcacattaagattataacagtGGTAAAATGACATAgcatatgtatatcgtgaaacatatagtatgctctatataagtctgagagtgtaattccaagttctaagagtggattcaacaaggaattattaagttagggatttactgttggaaattattttaccagaatcttagatctactcacaagtatgttgattaacaccctaaatatgaactttctaaaacgatgaaataaacacatataaagtttaggaaaccttacattgggtgcagcggaattaaatgactcattccgttcagatctctaacccttgtatcctttctgtcgcagagtattatcaagatctgaacctggatctctttctctgaatctttgatgatgaaactccttcttgctgaaagtctttcttcacgatcttcctcactatgattgaggtatcacttgctgtgtgtgggcactactctaatcactaagtgtttcgaaatattaaggaagaagagagagagagagagagagagagagagagagagagagagagagagagagagagagagagagagagagagagagagtgggcggccaaaggtagagagagaggctcacgttttttctaaatgaaaagtgtaattttcctgaagccttcactatctatttatagcattccactagggttaggtttgaattatttggcattaaaataatgaaaatatcagaggataaacCCTATAAAAAAGGCCGGCCATGGCAGTGTGGATTtgagcctcactttttgcaattttgcagttttatcacttttgtatctgattttctcaaaaacgccaattttctaattcaataatttaaatgccaattctaactatttaataactataaataattattaaataatattttcatttatcatatttattaattgaaccttacaaagtatcataattaacaaatatgcccctttaactctttctttacaatttcgcccttacttagtgaaaatttcacaaatagacatagtctaatttgagaattataattgattaatcaaaaccaattacacgagtcttacaagcaatattatctcaactagtggggggaccatgggtctatataaccgagcttccaagaagtagatcaagaatttattactaaaattcactaacttattaattcttcgttgaatccacacatagaacttagaattgcactctcagtatatagaatgctctatatgttccaccatatagacacatcattagttatccattgttataatcctaatttgatcaataatcctctatatgaatgatctacactgtaaagggattagattaccgttacaccctactatatCCATtgttaaaatagattattaaataatattgtcatttaaaataattattaattagacacacaaagtctcttaattaataattaaacctagaaaccctcttatttacaattgCATCCAGAAGGCTattgttcttcctgggcaggaaaagaaagtttgcaaatttaataggtctatctatggacttaagcaagcttctcgctcatggaacaaaaggtttgatgaaataatcaagacctatggctttcttcagaatgaagatgaaccttgtgtttaccaactcaaggaagaccaaatagtagtattcatggtcctttatgttgatgacattttgattattggaaacaatatcaagaaaatgactcacatcaaggaatggctcaacactcaattcgatatgaaagatttgggtgaagcagcctatgctcttggtattcagattatcagaaaccggaagaatagatctcttgctctctctcaatcaacctacatagacaaagtcttagagagattctccatgaacaacaccaatggggcaaacatgccttctagatatggtattcgtctatctaaggaacaatcTCCAActaatcctcaagagatagaggacacgGCAAAAATttcctatgcctctgcagttggaagtctaatgtatgcaatgttatgcactagacctgacatatgctatgcagtgggaatcgtgagcaggtatcagtctaatccaggacatgaacattggaatgcagttaagtatattctgaaatacttgaagagtacaaggaatcttgtgttagtctacaagggtggtgctttaaatcccataggctacactgattcagatttccaggcaagtcttgaagatagGAAATCAACATctaggatggtgtttactcttgggggtggagcagtggtttggagaagtgctaaacaaaccgccatatcggactcaactatggaagttgaatacatagcagcagcccaagctgctaaagaacttgtctggctaagaaagttcttcaccagtataggtgttattccaggaatggaaaagcctctagttttactttgtgataacaatggagcaatagcaaacagtaaagaacctcgaagccacaagagaagaaaacacattgaaaggaagtatcacattatcagagaatacgtggcaagaggggatgtactagttgagaaagttgacacaaaggacaacctagctgatccatttaccaaagtcctggccgtgacagcctttgaaaagcaccgtcagaatttaggattaattaatatgtactaattagttttatattagtgcaagtgggagtttgttagattttatgccctaaataaaactccattttaatgtaatctattttattcaacatcaataaagaaatagaagtatttttcattcatttgtgtatgttttggttcactttatcaattgcttgtctatttgatttataaattcatcttaaacccttttcacatacttgatcctgtttattgtgttgtcatcacattggaaagtaaacatgactatgtgaataaagtttcctagatttatcagacacagggttttactgatatgataatctacaacaagagtttacttgcatttggagaaatgctatgttctttcaagaacattggttaaagtaaagctcaggttggatgcatggagtatgcatcggaagggaccgatattgaactttgacttagatttaattaaacttaccgtaaaatctattcaagtcaatatcgccaagttgatcctagatcaaatgttcttaatctagttatgattaggctcaatcttgaaaggctattcgtgttcttcgatttgttagttaagcctacttttaggtcagggtgatacgtacatttgggaaacacggtagtgcaattgagtgggagcgctaacataaacatggaatctatagcttctatctggcgaatagtaagcaaaggatgatctccttcgagcttgaccaaacgagcATAAATGGTGctgtactcatttcacataagctgaaatatcatttatacggggtcaagtgttttaaggataaaatacatagtagggtgttacggtaatctaatccctttacagtgtagatcattcatatagaggatcattgatcaaattaggattataacaatggataactaatgatgtgtctatatggtagaaaatatagagcattctatatactgagagtgcaattctaagttctatgcgtggattcaacgaagaattaataagttagtaaattttagtgctaaattcttgatctacttattagaagctcggttatatagacccatggtccccgcactagttgagataatattgcttgtaagactcatgtaattggtttttattaatcaattataattctcaaattagactatgtctatttgtgaatttttcactaagtaaggacgaaattgtaaagaaaagag
This Cannabis sativa cultivar Pink pepper isolate KNU-18-1 chromosome 6, ASM2916894v1, whole genome shotgun sequence DNA region includes the following protein-coding sequences:
- the LOC133039043 gene encoding NAC domain-containing protein 87-like yields the protein MVQNKAFPGEGFHPTHEECVGYADLKNKNEEFEIPHIKVVDALDINDKHIIQTAEEDLKAGAKKEWFYFYKKTTRKKNQRQWSVRKSENGSWKANASPVKIRGRDGVIGIKRTLEYRKKGGDRTDWKLTEYYGEAELMFRKHPAKVPDTYSSWVICKLYKTNRRTPFTTNLNENDDHSQSTNPDQYPSDQNVNDHQSQSQPNQYTSSDQNVNDHSQSTNPDQYPSDQNVNDHQSQSQPNQYTSSDQNVNDHQSHSEPNQYTSSDQNVNDHQSHSQPDQRQLPQKIAADMDLESWDLIVSWLFSDSY